The DNA sequence ACTTCGAAACCAGCTCTTTCTCTAGATAAACCACCTGGTCCAAGAGCAGATAAACGACGTTTATGTGTAATTTCTGCTAATGGATTGGTTTGATCCATAAATTGAGATAACTGGTTTGTCCCGAAGAAAGAGTTAATAACAGAAGATAATGTCTTTGCATTAATCAAATCAATTGGGGTAAAAACCTCGTTATCACGAACGTTCATACGCTCACGAATGGTACGCGCCATACGTGCTAAACCAACCCCAAATTGTTGTGATAATTGCTCTCCAACCGTACGTACACGACGGTTTGATAAGTGGTCAATATCATCAATCTCTGCTTTTGAGTTGATAAGTTCAATTAAATATTTAATGATAGTAATGATATCTTCTTTAGTAAGCACTTGCTTATCCATTCCAATATCAAGACCTAATTTTTTATTCATTCTATAACGACCAACTTCTCCTAAAGAGTAACGTTGATCAGAAAAGAATAATTTATCTATAATCCCACGCGCTGTCTCCTCATCTGGCGGCTCAGCATTACGTAATTGTCTATATATATGCTCAACAGCTTCTTTTTCAGAATTTGTTGGATCTTTCTGAAGCGTATTATGTATAATTGCATAATCACCTTGTTCAGTACTTTCTTTATGCAAAAGAATCGTCTTAACATCAGCTTCAATAATTTCTTCAATATTATCCTTATCTAAAATAGTATCGCGATCAAGCACAATTTCGTTACGTTCTATAGATACCACTTCACCTGTATCTTCATCTACAAAATCCTCATGCCAAGTGTTTAACACACGTGCTGCTAATTTTCTTCCTAAATATTTCTTTAGTCCAGATTTTGAAACTTTTACCTCTTCAGCAAGGTCAAAAATCTCTAAAATATCTTTATCACGCTCAAAACCAATGGCACGGAAAAGCGTAGTAACTGGTAATTTTTTCTTTCTATCAATATAAGCATACATGACTTGATTGATATCAGTAGCAAACTCAATCCAAGAACCTTTAAATGGTATAACTCTTGCTGAATATAATTTTGTTCCATTTGCATGGAATGATTGACCGAAGAACACTCCAGGTGAACGGTGTAATTGAGATACTACTACACGTTCTGCACCGTTGATACAAAATGTACCAGATGGTGTCATATAAGGTATAGTTCCTAAGTACACATCTTGAACAATAGTCTCGAAATCCTCATGTTCAGGGTCTGTACAATATAATTTTAACCTTGCTTTTAGCGGAACGCTGTAAGTAAGTCCTCTTTCAATACACTCTTCAATGGCATATCTTGGTGGATCTACAAAGTAATCTAAAAATTCTAAAACGAATTGATTACGTGAATCTGTGATTGGAAAATTTTCCATGAAGGTATTATAAAGACCTTCGTCACCTCTTTCTTCTGATTTAGTTTCTAATTGGAAAAAATCCTGGAAGGATTTAATCTGAATATCCAAGAAATCCGGATAATCTGTCTTGTTTACAATAGACGAGAAATTTAATCTTTCAGCTTGTGTTGATAACATCAATGGACGGAATTATGATTAAAAAAAATAGTGATAGTGCATTACACACTAATTAAACGGCAAAAAACAATTCAATTATTTTGAGCTGTTTTATAATTTTTTTTGGTATAAATACTATTATACGCAAAATGGTCTAGGTCTGGTAGCGTTTGCTCCAGACCTAAACCTTTATATTTTAGAGATGGTAAGCTTACTTAAGCTCAACCTCAGCTCCTGCTTCTTCTAATGATGCTTTTAAAGCTTCTGCTTCATCTTTAGAAACAGCTTCTTTGATAGCGCTTGGTGCACCGTCAACTAATTCTTTAGCTTCTTTCAAGCCTAAACCAGTTAATTCTTTTACTAATTTAACTACTGCTAATTTAGAACCACCAGCTGCTTTTAATATAACATCAAATTCAGTTTGAGCTTCTTCAGCGTCTCCACCTGCAGCAGGACCAGCAACAGCAACTGCAGCAGCAGCAGCAGGCTCGATACCATACTCATCTTTTAATATAGTTGCTAACTCATTTACTTCTTTTACAGTAAGGTTAACTAATTGTTCTGCGAAATCTTTTAAATCTGCCATTTTTCTATCGTTTTAATAAATTTTTAATAAATAATATAATGTAATATAGTGCGTACTATCTATTACTATCCTTCTTTTTCGGATAGTGTTTTTAATATTCCAGCTAATTTTCCACCACTTGATTTAAGCGCTGAAACAACGTTTTTAGCAGGCGATTGTAATAAACCAACAATCTCTCCTAATAACTCTTCTTTAGACTTGATATCAACTAACATGTCTAACTGATCGTCACCGATATAAACAGCTTCCTCAATAAAAGCTCCTTTTAATAAAGGTTTTTCAGCTTTTTTACGAAATGTTTTTATCAACTTAGCTGGTACATTACCAGTTTCAGAATACATTACAGATGTATTCCCTTTTAAAACTGAAGGAAGGTTTCCAAAATCTCTTTCAGATGCTTCCATTGCTTTAGCAAGTAATGTATTCTTAACAACTGCCATTTTTACGTTTGCTTTAAAAGCAGCACGACGTAAATCTGAGGTAGTTCCTGCATTTAATCCTGAAATATCTGCTAAATAGATATTTGCATTATTGGCTAATTCTGCAGTTAAGTCCTCAATTACTTGTGATTTTTCTTCTCTTGTCATAATAAAAGTTTTAACTCAATTAACCAATTTTAGGATCAACAGCAATACTTGGGCTCATTGTAGATGACATAAATATGCTTTTTACATAAACACCTTTTGCAGTGGTCGGTTTTAGTTTTATTAATGTTGTTAATAATTCATTTGCATTTCCTGCAATTTTATCAGCACTAAATGATGCTTTACCTATAGCAGCGTGTACAATACCAGTTTTATCAACTTTAAAGTCAATCTTACCAGCTTTTACTTCTGTTACTGCTTTTGCAACATCCATAGTTACTGTACCTGTTTTTGGGTTAGGCATTAAACCACGTGGGCCTAATACACGTCCTAAAGGACCTAATTTACCCATAACACTTGGCATAGTGATAATTACATCTACATCAGTCCATCCACTCTTGATTTTATCAAGGTATTCATCTAATCCTACGTAATCTGCCCCAGCTTCTTTAGCTTCTGCTTCTTTGTCTGGTGTTACTAATGCTAATACTTTCATATCTTTACCAGTACCATGTGGCAATGAAACCACTCCTCTTACCATTTGATTTGCTTTACGAGGATCTACTCCTAAACGCACAGCTATATCAACTGAAGAGTCAAATTTAGTATTGGTAACATCTTTAATCAATGCTGATGCTTCATCAACAGAATAAAGTTTTCCTTTTTCAATTTTTGCTAAAGCTTCTTTTTGCTTTTTTGTTAATCTTGCCATTTTCTAATGTCTTTAATAGATTAATTTGGTGCGTTTCCAGTTACGGTTATACCCATAGACCTTGCGGTACCAGCTACCATTTTCATAGCAGATTCAATCGTAAATGCATTTAAATCTACCATTTTGTCTTCTGCTATCGTTTTAATCTGATCCCATGAAACTTTAGCTACTTTTTTTCGGTTTGGCTCTCCAGATCCCTTTTTCACCTTAGCTGCTTCTAATAACTGAACTGCTGCTGGTGGTGTTTTGATTACAAAGTCAAATGATTTGTCTTTGTAAACAGATATAACTACAGGTAAAACTTTACCTGGCTTATCTTGAGTTCTGGCATTGAATTGCTTACAGAACTCCATGATGTTGACACCTGCAGCTCCTAAAGCGGGTCCAACCGGTGGCGATGGATTCGCAGCACCTCCCCGAACTTGTAACTTAACTACTTTACCTAATTCTTTTGCCATTTTTAATAATTTAATTTTTGATGTTATCTCTCTATTGGAAGCGAAAGACTCATCTATCTTAATGTAACACTATTATACTTTTTCAACTTGCATATAGCTTAACTCTAATGGTGTTTTTCTTCCGAAAATTTTCACCATTACTTCAAGCTTACGCTTTTCTTCATTAATTTTTTCAATCGTTCCATCAAAACCATTAAATGGTCCATCAATAACTTTAACAGTTTCTCCTTTTGTAAAAGGGATGGCTACATTGGTACTTTCTTCAACTGAAAGCTCATCAACTTTACCTAACATTCTGTTTACTTCAGATTGTCTTAATGGCACAGGATCTCCACCTTTAGTTTCACCTAAAAAACCGATAACATTGGTCACAGATCTAATAATATGTGGAACTTCTCCTGTTAAATTAGCTTGAACCATTATATAACCAGGAAAAAAAACTTTTTCTTTGTGTATCTTTTTTCCATTTCTAATCTGAACAACTCTTTCTGTTGGCACCAATACTTGATCCACATAATCTTGAAGTCCTAAACGAGCAATTTCAGTCTCTATATAGGCTTTAATTTTGTTTTCTTGACCACTTACGGCTCTAACAACATACCATTTTTTTTCACTTACTTCAGACATATTGTTTTCTTTTAACCGATAATGTTTTCAAAGTAAAAAGTAATAACTTCACTAAATACAGTATCTATTCCCCAAATTGCAAGAGAAAATATAATTGAAAATACAGCAACTAAAATAGTCATACTCTGAGCTTCAGCCCAAGTAGGCCAACTAACATTATTTTTTAGTTCGCCAAATGATTCCTTTATATAATTTACAATTCCAGCCATTTTGTTATTCTTTTTTAATATGAATTGAAACACTTTTTCAATTCTAAAAACTAATAGATAAACCTATTATTGCACGGGCGGAGAGACTCGAACTCCCGACACCTGGTTTTGGAGACCAGTGCTCTACCAACTGAGCTACGCCCGTAAATACAAGTTAAGGTATTCCGTTATCCCGATATTTAGGAAGGAACACCTTTACTTGTAATATATATTAAACTTTAATTAGTCTAAAATTTCAGTTACCTGACCAGCACCTACTGTACGACCACCTTCACGTATTGCGAAACGTAAACCAACGTTCATTGCAATTTTTTGAATAAGCTCTACAGTAATAGTTAAGTTATCTCCAGGCATCACCATCTCAACACCATCAGGAAGCGCAATGTTTCCTGTTACGTCAGTTGTACGTACGTAAAACTGAGGTCGGTAGTTATTATGGAATGGTGTATGACGACCACCTTCTTCTTTTTTCAAGATATAAACCTCTGCTTTAAATTTAGAGTGAGGAGTTACAGATCCAGGCTTAACAATAACCATACCTCTAGAGATTTGAGACTTCTCAATACCTCTTAATAAGATACCAGCGTTATCACCAGCTTCACCTCTATCAAGAATTTGACGGAACATTTCAATACCAGTAATAGTAGAAGTTAATTTCTCAGCTCCCATACCAATAATTTCAACAGGATCTCCTGTTTTTGCAATACCAGTTTCAATACGACCTGTTGCAACAGTACCACGACCAGTAATTGAGAATACATCTTCTATAGGCATTAAGAAATCCTTATCAACTTCACGTTGTGGCTCTTCAATCCATGCATCAACTTGCTCCATTAATTCTAATACCGTATCTACCCATTTTTGCTCACCGTTAAGCGCACCTAAAGCAGAACCAGCTACTACAGGACCATTATCTCCATCATATTCATAGAAAGACAATAAATCTCTGATTTCCATATCTACTAATTCAAGTAACTCTTCATCATCAACCATATCCACTTTATTCATGAATACAACGATACGAGGAATACCAACCTGACGGCCTAAAAGGATGTGCTCACGAGTTTGCGGCATTGGTCCATCTGTAGCTGCTACTACCAAGATAGCACCATCCATTTGTGCAGCACCAGTTACCATGTTTTTTACGTAATCCGCGTGACCTGGACAGTCAACGTGCGCATAGTGACGGTTAGCTGTTTGATATTCTACGTGAGAAGTGTTAATTGTTATACCTCTTTCTTTTTCTTCTGGAGCGTTATCAATTTGATCAAATGATCTTGCTTCTGAGAAACCTGCATCAGCTAATACTTTAGTAATAGCAGCAGTTAAAGTTGTTTTACCGTGATCTACGTGTCCAATAGTACCGATATTTAAGTGTGGTTTTGAACGATCGAAAGTTGCCTTTGCCATGTTTTTAATAATTTAATCTTAGTTATATAATAATAATTAGTGTGTTCTAATTTAATTCAAAATTGAGCCAATGACGAGAATTGAACTCGTGACCTCTTCCTTACCAAGGAAACGCTCTACCCCTGAGCTACACCGGCGTGTCATTTACGATTGCCGATTTTGATTTACGATTCACAAATCGCACATCGTAACTCGTAAACTATTGAGCGAGAGACCGGGTTCGAACCGGCGACATTCAGCTTGGAAGGCTGACGCTCTACCAACTGAGCTACTCTCGCATTTTTTTCAACAAGCTTATGACTTGTTTTTGGTACATTATTTCAACTTTAACAATCTCTACCGACGTAGAAATATTGTGGGGAGAGCAGGATTCGAACCTGCGAAGACGTAGTCAGCAGATTTACAGTCTGCCCTCGTTGGCCGCTTGAGTATCTCCCCAAACCAATTTTTAAATTCAAAAAACCTAAATTTAAAAATTATTTACTTTTCAAAATTTCAAGAGCCGATGGAGGGACTCGAACCCACGACCTGCTGATTACAAATCAGCTGCTCTAGCCAGCTGAGCTACATCGGCTTTTCTTACTTTTTTTCACAAAAAAAAGCCCGCTATTTCTAACGGACTGCAAATGTATAGATTTTTTATTTTAATCAAAACATTTTTTTATTTATTTTACTATAAATGTGCTCTTAATTTTTCTTTTCGCTTTTTAAGTTGTCTTTCTAATGAAGATATAGCCATGTCTGCACCTTCCTCAAATGATTTACATTGTTTTTTTACTACGAAACTATCACCTGGAACACTCACTCTAGCTTCAAAAACTTTATTTTCTTTGTCACTTGTGTTCTCTACTTTTAAATAAACGTCAGATTTTATGACTTTATCATAAAACATATCTAATTTATCCATCCGTTTTTGAATGAAATTTATCAATTTTTGATCTGCATTAAAATTGACGGATTGCGTGTTTACTTTCATACTTTAAATTTTTGGTTAAACAATCATTTTCTACTCGACTATTTTTTACTTCTTGGGTGCGCTTTAATATGGACTTTTTTTAACTCAGCAATACTATTATGAGTATATACTTGTGTGGCAGCCAAACTTGAATGACCTAAAAGCTCTTTAACGGCATTTAAATCAGCACCTTGATTTAATAAATGCGTGGCAAAGGAGTGCCTTAATATATGTGGACTCTTTTTTACCTTGGAAGATGCCTTACTAAAATAACCATTTATTATTCTGTAAACAAGTGTTTCGTATATTTTAACTCCTTTTTTAGTTAAAAAAAGATGTCTGTCATTTAAAATAATAGGCAACTCGTTTCTTAAATCTAAATAGTTATTAATGGTTTCTACTACAGATTTTAATAACGGGATAACACGTTCTTTATTTCTTTTCCCTAACACTTTTAAGGTTTTATTATGAAAATCTATACTTTCTATTTTTAACCCTACTAACTCTATTCTTCTAATACCCGTTGAATAAAACAATTCAATGATAAGTTTATCTCTAATACCTTCAAAATCGTCTTCATAATGCAACTCATCCAATACGACTGCTATTTCTTCTTCAGAAAAAGGAATCTGGATTTTTTTACTTGTTTTTAGAGCTTTGTGTTTTGCTAACGGATTCCTTTCTATGGCCTCTATTTTTAAAAGAAACTTATAATAACTATTTAATGCTGATACTTTTCTATTTATACTTTTATTTGAAATATCTTTATTTACCATACATACAATCCAACTTCTTATTTGCGAGTAATTAACATCACTTATTGAATTCATTTGATAAGTTTCAACTATAAAACCACTAAAACTCTCTAAATCATTAAGATAAGCTTTTACGGTTAAATTAGAATACTTTTTTTCAAGTAACAAATAATCTGTAAATGGTATGAAAGACAAAATTGGACTTATTAAATAATTAAATTTTTAAACTCTTTTCAGATAAAAGTACAACCTTTAATTTAATATTAAAACAAAAAAAATCCCGCTAATAGCGGGATTTTAAATTTATTACATACAAGTCTATACTTCTTCTGCATCTCTTAAAGCTTGTATATACTGTGCTTTTTGTATTTGAGCTCTACGTACAACTGAAGGCTTATTAAACTGTTTGCGCGTTTGTAACTGACGTTTAGTTTGAGTTTTATCAAACTTACGCTTAAAACGTTTTAACGCTCTATCTATATTTTCTCCTTCTTTTATTGGTATTATTAACATAGTGTCTTAACCTCCTCTCTTTTAGAATTTTCAGGCTGCAAATATAAAAACTAATTTAAAACCTGCAATTAATCATCATTATTATTTTAAAAAATAATTAGTATCTAATCACAAACAGGTATTATGACTTTGTAAAAATTTCATCTACCTTCGTTTAGCAGTTAATAAAGAAAATTTAAAAGTCCTCATGTTAAATTGAAAGAAACTCTTAAAATAGCATTAATCACAATTCTAATATATAATTGCTCCGACTCTAAAAAAAAGAACATTAATGTATCGGAAACATATTCAGATTCCATCTTTGAAAACGGAATTACCATTGATAATCGCGTTTTACATGTATATGATATTGAAAAAGCAATCCGAACAGAAAATTATGAATTAACTATTGAACAAAGCCATAGTTCAACAAATTATCACTAAAAATTTATTTGACAATAATAAAAATATGGACTTCAAGTTTGATGAAAAATCTCAATGGATTTACTTTTCAGGAATAGCTTTTAAATTAGTAAAAAAGAAATATTTTTTTGACAGTAAACTATCCGAATCTAAATTTGACCTTTATGAAACAGTAGACAAATTTGATGATGGAATGGGACCCGCTCTATTTAATAAAGATTATGGAGTTCTAAATATTGATAATGGCTGGGGAAAATTTTTTATTTATTTGAAAACTGACATAGATTCCATATTAGCAAAAAAAATAATTTTAAAAGTATCTCAATAAAAACGTTTTAAATATGCTATGTAAAAGAACACTACATTTTAAGCTTAGTCAAATGTAATTTACTTTATTTATTTACGTTCTATTTTTCTTCAAATAACACACAATTAATTATTCGTGTGAATACGTTAAACGTCCTTGTCAAAAACATATCATATCAACCCAGCGTTATGTTGCTGGTTTATATTCTTTTTTATCAATGATGATTTTTGCAAGAATTTCACGTAAAATTTCTGAAGTACCGCCTCCAATAGGCCCTAATCTACTATCTCGAAAAAGCCTTGCCATAGGATAATCTTCCATATAACCATAACCTCCTAAAAATTGTAAACATTGGTAAATAACCTCATCGGCCATTTTGGTAGATTTTAATTTAGACATGGTGGCTTCTTTTACCATATATTCGCCTCTATTTAATCGATATGCTACAGAATAATTAAACTCTTTACACATTTCCATATCTGTGTACAAATCTGCAATGGTATGGCGTAATGCCTGAAATTTATCAATTGATTGTCCAAACGCATGGCGCTCTGACATATATTTCAAGGTATATTCTAAAGCAAACTCTGCTCTAGCATGAGCATTAACCCCCATAATTAACCGTTCCAATGCAAAATGCTGCATAATATATGAAAAACCTTTATCAGGTTCTCCCATTAAATTACCAGTAGGCACCTTTACATTATCAAAAGCAATTTCACCTGTATCGGAAGCACGCCAGCCTAGTTTATTTAATTTGGTTGCAGATATTCCTGCCATGTCTCTATCTAAAACAAAAATACTAATACCTTTATTTCCTTTTTCGGGGCTTGTTTTTGCAGCAACTACCAAATAATCACTATACAGGCCATTGGTTATAAAAGTTTTAGAACCATTTATAATATAATAATCGTCTTTTTTAATAGCGGTTGTTCGCATACCTGCCACATCACTTCCTCCAAAAGGTTCTGTAATACAAAGGCAACCTGTTTTTTCACCAGAAATACTTGGCACTAAATACTTTTGTTTAATGGCTTCGGTACCTTCTTTGTTTATATGTGTCATGGCCAAATATACATGAGCCCAAACGGCTGCTGCAAATCCGCCTGAATTTACTTTTTGAAGTTCCTCTAAAAGAACCACCATATAAAAAAGATCCAAATTTAAACCTCCATAAGCCTCAGGGTAAGACAAACCAAAATACCCCATATCTCCAAATTTCTTCCATATGGAAGCATCAATTATACCTGATTTTTCCCAATGGTCAATATATGGTATTACTTCTTTATTTAAAAAATCTTTAAGGCTATTCCTAAAATGGGTATGCTCTTCTGTGAAGTACATGCTGTTCATTCAAATCTTTTTTCAATCGAGCGACAAATATAATTCAATTATCTCTATTTTATTTATCGGAAAGTCTTTAACTTTTCTTAATTCCTCTAAAGATTTAAACCCTTCCCTTAATTGGCGGTATTCAATAATATAATGTGCTAAATTGTAATCAATATGTTGAATGGTTACTAACTCTTCTTTTGTAGCTTTATTTAAATTTATTTTTTGAATATTACGGGGTGTTTTTACTGTAAATTCTTTAGTTATTTTTTCAATAACTTGAGGTGTTAGCCCATAAACATCTTGCAATTGTACATCTGCTATAAAACCACCCACAAAAGTGTTTCTTAACCTAATAATGCGCTCCGAAAAATAGGGCCCAACACCATTCACACTTTCAAGTTGCTGTGCTGTTGCTGTATTTAAATCTCTTTTTTGCGCAAATGTTTTAGGCTTGTTACTATCTTTATAAGAAAATGATGTTGATTTTTTAGAATTGGCAACCCATTCTGGAAATTTAAAATGAGGAGATATTAACTCTAAAAGTGAATCTGAAACACCAGTAACTTCCTGAAACTGTTTCGTAGAGTTAATCCAATTATCCTTGTTTCTAAAAGCCAATAATCTATCAATTTCTTCATTACTCATTCCTAAAGAAGCCCCCTTATAATCTGTTATAAAATTGGGGTTAAAAGGATATATTTTAGGAATTCTTCTCTCCATTTCAATAGCTCGTAATGAATCTATTTCCTTTTGAAATTGATGAAAACTTTCATTTTGAACCAATATTTTATTAGGCCTTCGCTCAATAAAAAAATACAAACATTGAAACACTATGATAAGCGTTATCAATAAAAAAATCCCATATCGCTGTTCTCGAGAAAACGTAACATAGGATTTCATACATTAAATTTTTATATTCAAATTTTATAAATGTTCATTCAAATCTTCTGCACCATCTTCAATAGCTTCATGCTTGGTATTAATTGCGTTATTATATTTCTTCAATTCTTTATTTATTATAGGAGATAGAATAACTACACCAATAATGTTAGGAACTACCATAGCGAAAATCATAGCGTCAGAAAAATCAATTACGGCACCTAAACTAATTGAAGCACCAACTACAACAAAAAACAGGAAAAGAATTTTATAAATTAAATCTGATATTTTTCCTTTTCCAAAAAGAAACACCCAACCTTGTAATCCGTAGTAAGACCAAGAAATCATGGTTGAAAGCGCAAATAAAATAACAGCTATTGTAAGAATAATAGAAAAATGAGGAATTACAGAATCAAAAGCTTGAGCCGTAATTTCAACCCCTTCTTTAACTTGAACACCATATTCCATAAATCCACCATCAAAATTAGTAATAACAATTACTAAAGCGGTCATGGTACAAATAACGACTGTATCAACAAAAGGTTCTAAAAGAGCTACAACTCCTTCACTTGCTGGGTAAATAGTACGTACCGCAGAGTGTGCAATTGCAGCTGAGCCCACACCTGCTTCATTTGAAAAAGCGCCTCTTCGAATACCTTGTATCATGACACCTACCAATCCACCTGCTATACCTAATCCTGAAAAAGCACCTTCATAAATTAGAGCAAAAGCATCATCGATAAGTGAAAAATTAGCTCCTAAAATAATCAGTGCGGCTAATACATAGATGCCAGCCATAAATGGCACTACTTTTTCTGTTACTTTCGCAATTCTTTTAATACCACCAATAATAACTATAGCGACTAAAAATGCCATAAAAAGTCCGAAATACAATCCTGCATTGGAACTTTGAAGGTCAAACAATTTAACAAATTGGGCAGCCGCTTGATTAGCCTGAAACATATTACCACCGCCAAAAGATCCGCCAATAACAAAAATTGCAAATAAAACTGCTAATATTTTACCAAAACCAGTCATACCTTTTTCCTTCAAACCTTTTGTTAAATAGTACATTGGACCTCCATAAACGGTACCATCTTCTCCAACATCTCGATATTTCACACCTAATGTACATTCAGCAAACTTAGACGCCATACCTAAAAACCCAGCCACAATCATCCAAAATGTAGCACCAGGTCCTCCAATAGATAATGCTACTGCAACGCCAGCTATATTACCCAGACCCACAGTTGCAGACAACGCAGCTGTTAGAGCTTGAAAATGTGAAACTTCCCCTTCTACAGATTCATCTCTTAAAGTTTCTATTAAATCCTGTCCTTCATTGGGGGTTGAATCTCCGTAAAGCGTATCGGCTCCATGTTTTTCAATATCTTCATATTTACCTCTAACAACTTTAACGGCAGTGCGAAATCCTGTTACATTAATAAATCGAAAATAGATGGTAAAAAATAAAGCTCCACCAATCAATACAATCAATACCCAAGGGATTTTATACGTTTCAGAAAAAGGGATTTCGTAAAAAATAGCTTCTACAAACCATCCCGTATAGTCTTTGAAAACGCTATCAATTTTTTCAGAAGTAGATTCTTGTGCAAAAGTTAAAAAAGGTAAGATAAAAGTGTAAAACGAGAGAAGATATTTCTTCATAAAACTCTATTGTTTGTTAATTTATAGTGAAATTTCTATTAAAAACAGCAAGATGCTAAAAATAATTCATTTTTTAAAACAAATGCCACTTTAAAATGAAAATAAATTAAATGATATTATACTCTTTATTGAGGGTTTCTATTTGTTCTGGACGTCCTAACACAATAATTTTGGAATTAGGTTCTAATTCTAATTCTACTTCAGGATTTACAATGTAATCGCCTTTTTCATCTTTATAGCCAATAATACTACACCCCGTTTTTTTTCGAAGATCTAATTCCTTTATAGTTTTTACTTCTTTGGATTTGAATAATTTTTCAACTGGAATTTCTTCAATATTTATATTGGATTTACCAACAATAGACAAATTATCAATAAATTCCATTAAACCAGGAACTACTACCAACGAAGCCATATGATCGCCTCCTATTTTATCTGGTAAAATAACATTATTAGCACCTGCAAATTTGAGTTTTTTATAAGATGTTTCATGTGAAGCTCTACTTATGATATTAATATCCTTATTTATTTGTCTGGTTGAAAGTACCACAAATAAATTATCAGCATCATTAGGTAAGGCTGAAATAAAACTTGATGCACGGTGCACACCTGCTTGAACCAACACATCATCTTCATTAGCATTTCCTATAACATATGCCACTTCATCAGTCCTTAGGCGTTCTTCTATTTCTTTATTTTTTTCAATAACAACAAATGGCTTATTGTATGCTTTCAATTTAATAGCTGCTTGCTTTCCATTTCTTCCGTAACCACAAATAATTATATGGTTATTGAAATTTTCAATCATTTTTTGCATTTTTTTCTGTTTTAATTCA is a window from the Pseudalgibacter alginicilyticus genome containing:
- the rplK gene encoding 50S ribosomal protein L11; its protein translation is MAKELGKVVKLQVRGGAANPSPPVGPALGAAGVNIMEFCKQFNARTQDKPGKVLPVVISVYKDKSFDFVIKTPPAAVQLLEAAKVKKGSGEPNRKKVAKVSWDQIKTIAEDKMVDLNAFTIESAMKMVAGTARSMGITVTGNAPN
- the nusG gene encoding transcription termination/antitermination protein NusG, whose amino-acid sequence is MSEVSEKKWYVVRAVSGQENKIKAYIETEIARLGLQDYVDQVLVPTERVVQIRNGKKIHKEKVFFPGYIMVQANLTGEVPHIIRSVTNVIGFLGETKGGDPVPLRQSEVNRMLGKVDELSVEESTNVAIPFTKGETVKVIDGPFNGFDGTIEKINEEKRKLEVMVKIFGRKTPLELSYMQVEKV
- a CDS encoding tyrosine-type recombinase/integrase, with product MSFIPFTDYLLLEKKYSNLTVKAYLNDLESFSGFIVETYQMNSISDVNYSQIRSWIVCMVNKDISNKSINRKVSALNSYYKFLLKIEAIERNPLAKHKALKTSKKIQIPFSEEEIAVVLDELHYEDDFEGIRDKLIIELFYSTGIRRIELVGLKIESIDFHNKTLKVLGKRNKERVIPLLKSVVETINNYLDLRNELPIILNDRHLFLTKKGVKIYETLVYRIINGYFSKASSKVKKSPHILRHSFATHLLNQGADLNAVKELLGHSSLAATQVYTHNSIAELKKVHIKAHPRSKK
- the tuf gene encoding elongation factor Tu, with the translated sequence MAKATFDRSKPHLNIGTIGHVDHGKTTLTAAITKVLADAGFSEARSFDQIDNAPEEKERGITINTSHVEYQTANRHYAHVDCPGHADYVKNMVTGAAQMDGAILVVAATDGPMPQTREHILLGRQVGIPRIVVFMNKVDMVDDEELLELVDMEIRDLLSFYEYDGDNGPVVAGSALGALNGEQKWVDTVLELMEQVDAWIEEPQREVDKDFLMPIEDVFSITGRGTVATGRIETGIAKTGDPVEIIGMGAEKLTSTITGIEMFRQILDRGEAGDNAGILLRGIEKSQISRGMVIVKPGSVTPHSKFKAEVYILKKEEGGRHTPFHNNYRPQFYVRTTDVTGNIALPDGVEMVMPGDNLTITVELIQKIAMNVGLRFAIREGGRTVGAGQVTEILD
- the rplA gene encoding 50S ribosomal protein L1; its protein translation is MARLTKKQKEALAKIEKGKLYSVDEASALIKDVTNTKFDSSVDIAVRLGVDPRKANQMVRGVVSLPHGTGKDMKVLALVTPDKEAEAKEAGADYVGLDEYLDKIKSGWTDVDVIITMPSVMGKLGPLGRVLGPRGLMPNPKTGTVTMDVAKAVTEVKAGKIDFKVDKTGIVHAAIGKASFSADKIAGNANELLTTLIKLKPTTAKGVYVKSIFMSSTMSPSIAVDPKIG
- the secE gene encoding preprotein translocase subunit SecE, which produces MAGIVNYIKESFGELKNNVSWPTWAEAQSMTILVAVFSIIFSLAIWGIDTVFSEVITFYFENIIG
- the rplJ gene encoding 50S ribosomal protein L10; protein product: MTREEKSQVIEDLTAELANNANIYLADISGLNAGTTSDLRRAAFKANVKMAVVKNTLLAKAMEASERDFGNLPSVLKGNTSVMYSETGNVPAKLIKTFRKKAEKPLLKGAFIEEAVYIGDDQLDMLVDIKSKEELLGEIVGLLQSPAKNVVSALKSSGGKLAGILKTLSEKEG
- the rplL gene encoding 50S ribosomal protein L7/L12 translates to MADLKDFAEQLVNLTVKEVNELATILKDEYGIEPAAAAAVAVAGPAAGGDAEEAQTEFDVILKAAGGSKLAVVKLVKELTGLGLKEAKELVDGAPSAIKEAVSKDEAEALKASLEEAGAEVELK
- the hpf gene encoding ribosome hibernation-promoting factor, HPF/YfiA family, with amino-acid sequence MKVNTQSVNFNADQKLINFIQKRMDKLDMFYDKVIKSDVYLKVENTSDKENKVFEARVSVPGDSFVVKKQCKSFEEGADMAISSLERQLKKRKEKLRAHL